From one Sparus aurata chromosome 16, fSpaAur1.1, whole genome shotgun sequence genomic stretch:
- the tacc3 gene encoding transforming acidic coiled-coil-containing protein 3 yields MSSVDVNDENRGVCPGGKQNSSINDIFALDQPTGRPSILRQTENLPSKAVPKGSKVCFQTPRRDPHTKRILSPSKSVKMTSVDECTKSIESLSLDKTNTLPLDVAEQPGEPKQEVSSYPDDEMPIQSKGGYQLDFDNLEAMDPFSGSNKMMLSPARPAVENPHPPQTEPQHAEPKNTFDELTKIESALDETLPFNQSVENSLADLSADISSTESSVVTVVKVAAVEELDSYTATPDEKQPAKMSPSINEDKVSGSFVEDAPLPAKGSYSLDFDNLDAINPFQTGGSKIQNSPVIGKKVPDNNPPVEEVQENKPINVVKLPEVAQELPEEVPVQPAVKPVASVAPISANAAKAPAADTQPSDASIKEGPVKLEFNFDDGGEVRKKQPPKKFGKRPPGLKSKAEKLASDVKPPQESQVKPEASDVAEAPKGAYSFDFEKFDDPNFNPFGTKSSMNNSPKVSEKSSPVLMEASNQEKMDKPVEKEDVSLACAGESVPAADANPGEDAEHKAAFDQGFQLEAEKPVESLPEQKSEAALLEFNDEFVPGTVFMANDFDGQFDYLEQFGSSNFKESALRKQSLYLKFDPLLRESPKKSGGPAAQMSHVPRPASFVSQLAAPQMAEKETATGPQNDDFKLFDDATAPPPPILESLVPQFRQPATTEDSIIEVLKYSQKDMDAAIARVQAEAMVKEDQWSAKYKRLLDDGQEMRKIIAEFELMIAQMMSDREKEKQEAQMKLNEALLEKEQVSNDLNTMERSFADLFKRLEKYKDVVQGYKKNEETLKACAQDYLVRIKKEEQRYQTLKAHAEEKIGQANGEIAEVRSKNKSEVSALQAQLRREQLKVQSLEKSLDQKEKEAEELTKLCDELITKVQKG; encoded by the exons ATGAGTTCTGTTGATGTGAATGATGAGAATCGTGGCGTCTGCCCTGGAGGAAAGCAGAACAGCTCAATTAACGACATTTTTGCACTGGATCAACCAACCGGGAGGCCCTCCATCTTGCGTCAGACGGAGAACCTTCCCAGCAAGGCTGTGCCAAAGGGGTCCAAG GTCTGCTTTCAGACTCCGAGGAGAGACCCTCATACTAAAAGAATTCTTTCACCCAGCAAGTCTGTCAAGATGACAAGTGTGGATGAGTGTACAAAATCAATTGAGTCCTTATCTTTGGATAAAACAAA tacTTTGCCACTAGATGTCGCTGAGCAGCCTGGGGAGCCCAAACAAG AAGTGTCCTCTTATCCTGATGATGAAATGCCAATACAAAGCAAAGGAGGCTATCAGTTGGATTTTGACAATCTTGAAGCTATGGATCCATTTAGTGGCTCTAATAAGATGATGCTTTCTCCTGCGAGACCCGCTGTTGAAAACCCACACCCACCTCAAACTGAGCCTCAACACGCAGAACCCAAGAATACTTTTGATGAGCTGACCAAGATAGAATCGGCACTAGACGAGACGCTTCCATTCAACCAGTCTGTGGAAAATTCACTGGCTGACCTCTCCGCTGACATCAGCTCCACAGAGAGTAGTGTGGTCACAGTGGTGAAGGTAGCAGCGGTCGAGGAATTGGATTCCTACACTGCCACGCCTGATGAAAAACAACCTGCTAAAATGTCTCCAAGTATCAATGAAGACAAGGTGTCCGGCAGTTTTGTAGAAGATGCTCCACTGCCAGCGAAGGGCTCTTACAGTCTAGATTTTGACAACCTTGATGCAATCAATCCTTTCCAAACCGGTGGCTCTAAAATTCAGAATTCCCCTGTCATTGGGAAAAAGGTGCCAGACAATAACCCACCTGTCGAGGAGGTTCAGGAAAATAAGCCCATAAATGTTGTTAAACTGCCAGAGGTGGCTCAAGAGTTGCCTGAAGAGGTGCCTGTTCAGCCTGCGGTGAAACCCGTAGCCTCAGTGGCCCCAATCTCAGCTAATGCTGCCAAAGCTCcagctgctgacacacagcCATCTGATGCCTCAATCAAGGAAGGACCAGTTAAACTTGAGTTCAATTTTGATGATGGCGGTGAGGTCAGAAAGAAACAGCCACCCAAGAAATTTGGCAAAAGGCCCCCTGGTCTGAAATCGAAAGCAGAAAAGCTGGCGTCTGATGTCAAACCACCACAAGAAAGTCAAGTGAAGCCTGAAGCCAGTGATGTTGCCGAAGCTCCTAAAGGAGCTTACTCATTTGACTTTGAGAAGTTTGATGACCCAAACTTCAATCCCTTTGGTACAAAATCAAGCATGAACAACTCTCCAAAAGTCAGCGAGAAATCCAGCCCGGTGCTCATGGAAGCTTCCAATCAAGAGAAAATGGACAAGCCTGTGGAGAAGGAAGATGTATCACTAGCATG TGCTGGAGAGAGTGTCCCAGCTGCTGACGCCAACCCCGGGGAG GATGCTGAACACAAGGCTGCCTTTGATCAGGGATTTCAACTTGAAGCTGAAAAACCTGTGGAGAGTCTTCCTGAGCAGAAGTCAGAGGCTGCTTTGTTAGAATTCAATGACGAGTTTGTTCCTGGAACTGTGT TCATGGCCAATGACTTTGATGGACAATTCGACTACCTAGAACAGTTTGGGTCCAGCAAT ttCAAGGAGTCTGCATTAAGGAAACAATCCTTGTACCTTAAATTTGACCCCCTCCTGAGAGAGAGCCCAAAGAAGTCTGGCGGCCCGGCTGCTCAGATGTCCCACGTCCCTCGCCCTGCTAGCTTTGTTTCACA GCTTGCAGCCCCACAGATGGCAGAAAAAGAGACTGCAACGGGACCACAAAATGACGATTTCAAGCTCTTCGATGATGCTACAGCCCCA CCTCCTCCAATCCTTGAGAGCCTCGTCCCACAGTTTCGCCAGCCAGCAACAACCGAAGATTCGATTATTGAAGTGCTGAAATACAGTCAAAAGGACATGGATGCAGCCATTGCCAGGGTCCAGGCTGAA GCAATGGTAAAAGAGGACCAGTGGAGTGCAAAGTACAAAAGACTACTTGATGATGGTCAAGAAATGAG GAAAATAATTGCAGAATTTGAGCTCATGATTGCACAAATGATGT CTGATCGAGagaaggagaagcaggaggCCCAGATGAAACTCAACGAGGCCCTGCTGGAGAAGGAGCAGGTGTCCAATGATCTGAACACCATGGAGAGATCCTTTGCTGACCTTTTCAAGAGACTGGAGAAGTACAAAGATGTTGTTCAGGGCTACAAAAAG AATGAAGAGACACTGAAAGCTTGTGCTCAGGACTATCTGGTGAGGATCAAAAAGGAGGAGCAGCGCTACCAGACCCTTAAAGCCCACGCAGAGGAGAAAATTGGCCA AGCAAATGGCGAAATTGCTGAGGTGCGGTCCAAAAACAAATCTGAGGTATCTGCACTCCAAGCACAGCTGCGACGGGAGCAGCTGAAGGTACAGTCACTGGAGAAGAGCCTGGACCAAAAG GAGAAAGAGGCTGAAGAGCTCACCAAACTTTGTGATGAGCTTATCACCAAAGTCCAGAAGGGTTGA